Proteins encoded by one window of Streptomyces sp. NBC_01477:
- a CDS encoding MFS transporter → MRARLTLISPSYTRLWFGQAVSTVGDAVFSTTLVLWVATVLAEGEPWAPQAVSGVLLAGGAAMLFVGPIAGVFADRWDKRATMLGTEVIRGTVVALLTAVSLLPVHALPVAVWLALIYVSVLVLNSAGQFFTPARFSVIADMVTGEADRARAAGIAQATAQTAWIIGPPLAAPLLFTVGLEWALLLNAASYLVSYIAIRSVDIPAVPVPEPAAASAPEMQPGATDASEPAASPRAGEGRKRTGLLAEFRAGLHFFAHSRFLVALLALAVIGQLGMGALSTLNVFFVTGNLNASAEQFGYFGMAMGLGGIAGALGAGRMVKLIGARRTTWMGLLITGTLLFVYSRQDNVVTGLALMLTFAIPLTMLNTAMSPLLLAATTREFRGRVVAVFYPLTRLSSLLAAALSGWLAGGGLPDFGRRVAGLYFTPVDTIIAGAGVLVVAAGVYARIALPDTEAAPAPTADPVPAVKATP, encoded by the coding sequence ATGAGGGCGCGGCTGACACTGATCAGTCCCAGCTACACCCGGCTGTGGTTCGGGCAGGCCGTGTCGACCGTCGGCGACGCCGTGTTCAGCACGACTCTGGTGCTGTGGGTGGCCACGGTGCTGGCCGAGGGCGAACCGTGGGCGCCGCAGGCGGTCAGCGGGGTGCTGCTGGCCGGCGGTGCCGCCATGCTGTTCGTCGGGCCCATAGCGGGCGTCTTCGCCGACCGCTGGGACAAGCGCGCCACCATGCTCGGCACCGAGGTGATCCGCGGGACGGTCGTCGCGTTGCTGACCGCGGTGTCGCTGCTGCCGGTCCACGCGCTGCCGGTCGCCGTGTGGCTGGCGCTGATCTATGTGTCGGTGCTGGTGCTCAACTCGGCGGGGCAGTTCTTCACTCCGGCGCGCTTCTCGGTCATCGCGGACATGGTGACGGGGGAGGCTGATCGGGCCCGTGCGGCGGGCATCGCGCAGGCGACGGCCCAGACCGCGTGGATCATAGGGCCGCCGCTGGCCGCGCCGCTGCTCTTCACCGTGGGGCTGGAATGGGCGTTGCTGCTCAATGCGGCGTCGTATCTCGTGTCGTACATCGCGATCCGGTCGGTGGACATTCCGGCGGTGCCCGTGCCGGAACCGGCGGCTGCATCTGCACCGGAGATGCAGCCGGGGGCCACGGACGCCTCGGAGCCTGCCGCTTCCCCCAGAGCCGGGGAAGGCAGAAAACGTACCGGCCTGCTGGCCGAGTTCCGGGCCGGGCTGCACTTCTTCGCCCACAGCAGGTTCCTCGTCGCGCTGCTGGCGCTGGCTGTCATCGGGCAGCTTGGGATGGGCGCCCTCAGCACGCTGAACGTCTTCTTCGTCACCGGGAACCTGAACGCCTCCGCCGAGCAGTTCGGCTACTTCGGCATGGCCATGGGCCTCGGCGGCATCGCCGGTGCGCTGGGCGCGGGCCGGATGGTGAAGCTGATCGGCGCCCGCCGGACCACCTGGATGGGCCTGCTGATCACCGGCACGCTGCTGTTCGTCTACTCGCGGCAGGACAACGTCGTCACCGGCCTCGCTCTGATGCTGACATTCGCGATCCCGCTCACCATGCTGAACACCGCGATGTCCCCTCTGCTCCTCGCGGCGACCACCCGGGAGTTCCGCGGCCGGGTCGTCGCCGTGTTCTATCCGCTGACCCGGCTGTCCTCGCTGCTCGCCGCGGCCCTGTCGGGCTGGCTGGCCGGCGGCGGACTCCCGGACTTCGGCCGCAGGGTGGCCGGCCTGTACTTCACTCCTGTCGACACCATCATCGCGGGGGCCGGTGTGCTCGTCGTGGCCGCCGGTGTCTACGCCCGGATCGCCCTCCCCGACACCGAGGCCGCACCGGCTCCGACGGCCGACCCGGTGCCAGCCGTGAAGGCCACGCCGTGA
- a CDS encoding MarR family winged helix-turn-helix transcriptional regulator: MSLTSHQRELADVLRELGWTVHRRSPERAGVGPIPTTELVLLKQVIDAPGSTVGELAQALGLRQPNVSAAIRVLAGRGFVVKETSPRDRRITLVRPTELGRSEHEAIAESWAEPIREALEGISAVHRAAIEQATEALAALHERLQALEPGGAQTGAPV, encoded by the coding sequence ATGAGCCTTACCTCTCACCAGCGTGAGCTGGCCGACGTCCTGCGCGAGCTCGGGTGGACCGTCCACCGGCGGTCGCCCGAGCGCGCGGGCGTCGGCCCGATCCCGACCACCGAACTGGTACTGCTCAAGCAGGTCATCGACGCGCCGGGATCCACCGTCGGCGAGCTGGCGCAGGCGCTGGGACTGCGCCAGCCCAACGTGAGCGCGGCGATCCGGGTTCTGGCCGGTCGCGGCTTCGTGGTCAAGGAGACCAGTCCCAGGGACCGTCGCATCACGCTGGTCAGGCCGACCGAACTCGGGCGTTCGGAGCACGAGGCGATCGCGGAGAGCTGGGCCGAGCCGATCCGGGAGGCCCTGGAGGGAATCAGCGCGGTTCACCGGGCGGCGATCGAGCAGGCCACGGAGGCGCTGGCGGCACTCCACGAACGCCTCCAAGCCCTTGAGCCGGGCGGGGCGCAGACCGGGGCCCCGGTCTGA
- a CDS encoding aroma-sacti cluster domain-containing protein, with protein MDFDPLASLRQAGNPVDLLSDAQRDVLAQLTEDEVAVLNSVKQRLDAVADAEVEGHSTAIKLA; from the coding sequence ATGGACTTCGATCCCCTCGCGTCCCTGCGGCAGGCCGGCAACCCGGTCGATCTGCTGAGCGACGCGCAGCGCGATGTGCTGGCGCAGCTCACGGAGGACGAGGTCGCCGTCCTCAACTCCGTGAAACAGAGGCTGGACGCGGTCGCGGACGCCGAGGTCGAGGGCCACTCCACTGCCATCAAGCTGGCGTGA
- a CDS encoding DUF6895 family protein: MSIEADLERLSAGTLGWTVENLDYFDPFGADAGAPGLGRAKAALELALLCHCWSRQDGQDAQLDKANALLRAVWQHPGFPGLLTAEPEAAAVYRLVGAALAPHGVDPWTGSAPPAAEDLAPDGRLSYQRLELRFYADKAKVRHTIEPYEDLIRTNVLVTLPAAPAGQPPEPPVTVPRAYALTHSASYLSDFGRTAPGLTPDALTAAAGLLDRQLAYCVRHDWWDLAAQLVTARHCLGGAPLDTAVGAAAVRCLARAQLPSGALPGRTAADRDGVSGPLFFAKAYHTTLVTALMTVLVGVS, from the coding sequence GTGAGCATCGAAGCGGATCTGGAACGGCTGTCCGCGGGCACCCTGGGGTGGACAGTCGAGAACCTGGACTACTTCGACCCGTTCGGGGCGGACGCCGGCGCCCCGGGCCTCGGCCGGGCGAAGGCCGCGCTGGAGCTGGCGCTGTTGTGCCACTGCTGGTCCCGGCAGGACGGTCAGGACGCCCAGCTGGACAAGGCGAACGCCCTGCTCCGCGCGGTATGGCAACATCCCGGCTTCCCGGGTCTCCTCACCGCCGAACCCGAGGCCGCCGCCGTTTACCGACTGGTGGGTGCCGCTCTGGCGCCGCACGGGGTGGACCCCTGGACTGGTTCTGCGCCGCCGGCCGCGGAGGACCTGGCGCCGGACGGGAGGCTGTCGTACCAGCGGCTGGAGCTGCGATTTTACGCGGACAAGGCGAAGGTTCGCCACACGATCGAGCCGTACGAGGACCTCATCAGGACAAACGTACTGGTCACGCTGCCGGCTGCCCCCGCAGGACAGCCGCCGGAGCCCCCGGTCACGGTCCCCCGGGCGTACGCGCTGACCCACTCCGCGTCGTACCTCAGCGACTTCGGCCGCACCGCCCCGGGTCTCACCCCTGACGCCCTGACAGCCGCGGCGGGACTGCTCGACCGGCAGTTGGCGTACTGCGTTCGGCACGACTGGTGGGACCTGGCCGCACAGCTGGTCACCGCCCGGCACTGTCTGGGGGGCGCGCCGCTCGACACCGCCGTGGGCGCGGCAGCGGTGCGCTGTCTGGCCCGCGCCCAGCTGCCCAGCGGGGCACTTCCCGGACGTACGGCTGCTGACCGGGACGGCGTGTCCGGCCCCCTCTTCTTCGCGAAGGCTTACCACACCACCTTGGTGACGGCGCTGATGACCGTGCTGGTGGGTGTCTCATGA
- a CDS encoding radical SAM protein encodes MNSVQTIPVQTDGARILRGSRNWWFLAPNGAVARLRDGHLTAGGTLRPDAERQLRERGLLGSAAPPRTYSLTVLTSTQCNLGCGYCFQNTGQDTDPDRGSRPPRIARARLTTPTITSILGFAERQMAVAGLEKLRILLFGGEPLLNPRGCVELLHRAAETLGPTSAWMISNATLLTRQLAGRLAGLGLDHVQVTFDGDRPDHDRIRVRRAEGGGTFDTIVRNIARASEDTTISWTLRVNVSQETLDGIDTLTDRLAAELDASRCTLYFAPVGDVGVGFTNELFYTGELSASFGRWQRRALELGFRVTRPQANRPCATCGYRDGRYGAVVSADGTLASCWETAGRSDWEVGTVTGGYLPDAVTRERWVGCQDLYRQNENERTRAAFRDTVDAALLDHLDETGRL; translated from the coding sequence GTGAACTCCGTACAGACCATCCCCGTACAGACCGATGGCGCCCGCATTCTCCGCGGCAGCCGCAACTGGTGGTTTCTCGCCCCGAACGGGGCCGTCGCCCGGCTCCGCGACGGGCATCTGACGGCTGGCGGCACGCTGCGGCCGGACGCCGAGCGGCAGTTGCGCGAGCGCGGGCTGCTCGGCAGCGCCGCGCCGCCGCGCACCTACTCCCTCACCGTGCTGACCAGCACCCAGTGCAATCTCGGCTGCGGATACTGCTTCCAGAACACCGGCCAGGACACGGACCCCGACCGAGGCAGCCGCCCACCGCGGATCGCCCGAGCGCGGCTGACCACACCGACCATCACGTCGATCCTCGGCTTCGCCGAGCGGCAGATGGCAGTGGCAGGACTGGAGAAGCTCCGGATCCTGCTCTTCGGCGGCGAACCGCTGCTCAACCCGCGTGGCTGCGTGGAACTGCTGCACAGGGCCGCCGAGACCCTCGGCCCCACCTCCGCCTGGATGATCTCCAACGCGACGCTGCTCACCCGGCAGCTGGCAGGCCGGCTCGCGGGGCTGGGGCTCGACCACGTACAGGTCACTTTCGACGGCGACCGCCCCGACCACGACCGGATCCGCGTCCGGCGGGCGGAGGGCGGGGGGACATTCGACACCATCGTCCGCAACATCGCGCGAGCCAGCGAGGACACCACGATCAGCTGGACCCTGCGGGTGAACGTCTCCCAGGAGACGCTCGACGGCATCGACACGCTGACCGACCGGCTCGCCGCAGAGCTCGATGCCTCCCGCTGCACGCTGTACTTCGCCCCGGTCGGTGACGTCGGCGTCGGCTTCACCAACGAGCTGTTCTACACCGGCGAACTGTCGGCAAGCTTCGGCCGCTGGCAGCGCAGAGCGCTTGAGCTCGGCTTCCGGGTGACCCGGCCGCAGGCCAACCGGCCGTGCGCCACCTGCGGTTATCGCGACGGGCGGTACGGCGCAGTGGTCAGCGCGGACGGTACGCTGGCGAGCTGCTGGGAGACCGCAGGACGGTCCGACTGGGAGGTCGGCACCGTGACCGGGGGCTATCTGCCGGACGCCGTGACCCGGGAGCGCTGGGTCGGCTGCCAGGATCTGTACCGGCAGAACGAGAACGAGCGGACCCGTGCGGCGTTCCGTGACACCGTGGACGCCGCGCTGCTCGACCACCTGGACGAGACGGGGCGCCTGTGA
- a CDS encoding glycosyltransferase, protein MNILLCPHSSGGYLYPALAAGRRLQQRGHRVSVLGQAAAGPVVAAAGLPFAAAEDFGGRRAFSPTWWGTTGLEQYQAVTRAARQSRADLLVTSVLCNGPLAAAEVLDIPVVVIGLSVHLWDYRSGGAGEPQWGRPRDNRTAEMLRWYADTREQAGLAARPSRWADSPLPGDALLLRGDPLLEHPGAVLPARVHQVGPLAWEPAADPAELEAVRAHLARTGKPVVYVHLGRFFGGKNPWPRLNALFTGGRFQAVVEQGRSTDPRPAPGADILLVRKPWMGPLIHSAGLVLTSGTSAPVLAALLRRRPLAVSPNGSEQPLLSGACLRAGVAAHLPNRDLPDTADPAEVLAAAWRDEGLRERARALGRRLAAGDSAGRAADVIERVARQSPTTREAMGMRRAGQAPVRQLAEGALEWIRVHAGYLDSPAGRAELPVTPRVKALLQLALLCRYWAKAAPADPGLCEVRATVESAWRSPAYAGLLTADPDYARPIQLTYAALAPADGYLRRAVLDRIAAEGYLTPRGKTPYHQLATRFFADLAGAAHTLDSYQALYEASQLARYLSGQRADDPDPCVAAHTAFYLTDFGFRESLLREDAREQARRVVRRFIERSVRQGEWDLAGKLVLAQHCLGGDPVGTDSAALRMLAGAQTADGAIPGRTAAGRTAAGGTAFFRAAYQTTLVTAMTALIISHGRPDDTGSAGRIPELWRAAR, encoded by the coding sequence ATGAACATCCTGCTGTGCCCGCACAGCAGCGGCGGCTATCTGTATCCGGCGCTCGCGGCCGGGCGCCGGCTGCAGCAGCGGGGTCATCGGGTCAGCGTGCTCGGACAGGCGGCGGCTGGTCCCGTCGTTGCCGCGGCCGGGCTGCCGTTCGCGGCGGCGGAGGACTTCGGCGGACGGCGGGCCTTCTCGCCCACCTGGTGGGGGACCACCGGCCTGGAGCAGTACCAGGCGGTCACCCGCGCCGCCCGGCAGTCGCGGGCTGACCTGCTGGTCACCTCGGTTCTCTGCAACGGGCCGCTGGCGGCGGCCGAGGTACTGGACATCCCCGTGGTGGTGATCGGACTCTCGGTCCATCTGTGGGACTACCGCTCCGGCGGTGCCGGCGAGCCGCAGTGGGGACGGCCCCGGGACAACCGGACCGCCGAGATGCTGCGGTGGTACGCCGACACCCGCGAGCAGGCGGGCCTGGCCGCGCGGCCCTCCCGGTGGGCGGACAGCCCGCTGCCGGGCGACGCGTTGCTGCTCCGCGGCGACCCGCTGCTGGAACACCCCGGCGCGGTGCTGCCCGCACGAGTGCACCAGGTCGGGCCGCTGGCCTGGGAGCCCGCCGCCGACCCGGCCGAACTCGAAGCCGTACGGGCGCATCTGGCGCGCACGGGCAAGCCCGTCGTCTACGTACACCTGGGCCGCTTCTTCGGGGGCAAGAATCCATGGCCACGCCTCAACGCCCTCTTCACCGGCGGCCGGTTCCAGGCCGTGGTCGAGCAGGGCCGTTCGACAGACCCGCGGCCTGCTCCCGGGGCAGACATCCTGCTGGTGCGCAAGCCATGGATGGGACCGCTGATCCACTCGGCCGGACTGGTGCTGACCAGCGGTACCAGCGCTCCTGTCCTGGCCGCGCTGCTGCGCCGGCGCCCGCTGGCCGTCTCACCCAACGGCTCCGAGCAGCCGCTGCTCTCCGGGGCCTGTTTGCGCGCGGGCGTGGCCGCACACCTGCCCAACCGCGATCTGCCGGATACAGCCGACCCGGCCGAAGTGCTCGCTGCGGCCTGGCGGGACGAGGGCTTGCGGGAACGGGCCCGGGCCCTCGGCCGCAGGCTGGCCGCAGGAGACAGCGCGGGGCGTGCGGCCGATGTGATCGAGCGGGTGGCTCGTCAGTCCCCGACCACGAGGGAGGCCATGGGTATGCGAAGAGCCGGTCAGGCGCCGGTCAGGCAGCTGGCAGAGGGTGCCCTGGAGTGGATACGTGTCCACGCGGGCTACCTCGACTCACCCGCCGGCCGCGCCGAACTACCCGTCACCCCGCGGGTCAAGGCACTGCTGCAGCTCGCTCTGCTCTGCCGTTACTGGGCAAAGGCCGCACCGGCGGACCCAGGGCTGTGCGAGGTGCGGGCGACCGTGGAATCCGCCTGGCGCTCGCCCGCGTATGCAGGTCTGCTCACCGCCGACCCGGACTACGCGCGGCCGATCCAGCTGACGTACGCGGCGCTCGCTCCCGCGGACGGGTACTTGCGACGGGCGGTGCTCGACCGGATCGCCGCCGAGGGGTATCTGACACCTCGCGGGAAGACGCCGTATCACCAGCTGGCCACCCGGTTCTTCGCCGATCTCGCGGGCGCCGCCCACACGCTGGATTCTTACCAGGCTTTGTACGAGGCCAGTCAGCTTGCCCGGTATCTGTCCGGGCAGCGGGCAGACGATCCGGATCCGTGCGTTGCTGCGCACACCGCGTTCTATCTCACCGACTTCGGCTTCCGGGAATCGCTCCTGCGGGAGGACGCCCGGGAGCAGGCCCGGCGTGTGGTGCGCCGGTTCATCGAGCGGTCTGTGCGGCAGGGAGAGTGGGACCTGGCCGGGAAGCTCGTGCTCGCCCAGCATTGTCTCGGTGGCGATCCGGTGGGCACGGATTCGGCCGCGCTGCGGATGCTGGCCGGTGCGCAGACGGCCGACGGCGCGATTCCCGGACGGACCGCTGCCGGGCGGACGGCGGCGGGGGGCACCGCGTTTTTCCGGGCGGCGTATCAGACGACCCTGGTGACAGCGATGACCGCGCTGATCATCTCTCACGGCCGGCCGGACGACACCGGTTCAGCCGGCCGGATACCGGAACTGTGGAGGGCCGCGCGGTGA
- a CDS encoding FAD-dependent monooxygenase: MSRGSILIVGGGIGGLATAIAVQQKGYDTTVVELHSDVHSSVHGVGIIQPMNALRALDMIGCAQDCIAAGYPAKRWGGLYSTDGTFIKEMPGTPVPGVDLPPMNGLTRPKLHEILTSHAVGAGVTIRYATTFAELKDDGAGVDVGFTDGSTGRFDIVVGADGVYSKTRGYVVEGEVAPYYIGQSAYRVNIPLLPEIDSIILQAGPEGMAGLVPIGKDLAYLFYNAHMAKQAPDSGMDSAENLRAYLAPFGGFMGRIRDEFITDDRDIVLRPEESLIVDAPWHKGRIVLMGDSVHAITPHLGQGAAQAIEDGVVLADCLAGHEDIEAAFAEYTDRRFERCKLVVDTSLDIAEWEMGRKPDFDNIAATDHVLEVMAQPL; the protein is encoded by the coding sequence ATGAGCCGAGGTTCGATCCTCATCGTCGGTGGAGGGATCGGTGGTCTCGCGACAGCCATCGCCGTCCAGCAGAAGGGCTACGACACGACGGTCGTCGAGCTCCACTCCGACGTCCACTCGTCTGTCCACGGTGTCGGCATCATCCAGCCGATGAACGCTCTGCGGGCACTCGACATGATCGGCTGCGCCCAGGACTGCATCGCGGCCGGCTACCCGGCCAAGCGCTGGGGCGGTCTCTACTCGACCGACGGCACCTTCATCAAGGAGATGCCGGGTACGCCCGTCCCCGGTGTCGACCTGCCTCCGATGAACGGTCTCACCCGTCCGAAGCTGCACGAGATCCTGACCTCCCATGCCGTCGGGGCGGGCGTGACCATCCGTTACGCGACGACCTTCGCGGAACTCAAGGACGACGGTGCCGGCGTCGACGTCGGCTTCACCGACGGATCCACCGGTCGCTTCGACATCGTCGTCGGTGCCGACGGCGTCTACTCCAAGACCCGCGGCTACGTCGTCGAGGGCGAAGTCGCGCCTTACTACATCGGTCAGTCGGCCTACCGCGTCAACATCCCGCTCCTGCCCGAGATCGACAGCATCATCCTGCAGGCCGGCCCCGAGGGCATGGCCGGTCTCGTCCCGATCGGCAAGGACCTGGCCTACCTCTTCTACAACGCCCACATGGCGAAGCAGGCGCCTGACTCGGGCATGGACAGCGCCGAGAACCTGCGCGCGTACCTCGCGCCGTTCGGTGGCTTCATGGGCCGCATCCGCGACGAGTTCATCACCGACGACCGCGACATCGTGCTGCGGCCGGAGGAGTCCCTGATCGTGGACGCTCCGTGGCACAAGGGCCGTATCGTCCTGATGGGCGACTCCGTCCACGCGATCACGCCGCACCTCGGACAGGGTGCCGCCCAGGCGATCGAGGACGGCGTCGTGCTCGCCGACTGCCTCGCCGGGCACGAGGACATCGAGGCGGCCTTCGCGGAGTACACCGACCGCCGTTTCGAGCGCTGCAAGCTCGTCGTCGACACCTCGCTCGACATCGCGGAGTGGGAGATGGGGCGCAAGCCGGACTTCGACAACATCGCCGCCACCGATCACGTCCTCGAGGTCATGGCCCAGCCGCTCTGA
- a CDS encoding AfsR/SARP family transcriptional regulator → MGVSFGILGPLLVLRDGFPLDPGSRKQQTLLAALLAHANARVSSNVLVEALWADDPPRTARKNIQVYVSALRRLLDGGTGSRIVHQRGGYVLQATADELDALSFLRRARVGSLTEALDLWRGPALDGFCDVPLIGDAARGLDRRFLEVSEDWAEAEIAAGGGAAAIERLTEIAQRHPLRERLRVAQMTALCRAGRRSEALAVYDDLRQALARELGLPPSPALGRFYQSLLREQEGTESRSAVPHRERAHAPNLLPWDLPNLTGRETEADEVADALVQGRNGPVVVTGPLGAGKTALAIRVAHRLGDHFPDGRFFVRLRGEDGRLRPLEDAVSQLPSVRMPGGRVDPRQVWQLWLSQRRALVVLDDARRESEVRPLLPETGESAVIVTARSALIGLEGAYRIRLSTFTPAEALQFLGRVIGTDRVAADRESAERVVAACGLLPLGVRLAAERLAFLRHVPLREYAARIGDPSGLVDELCGSDPAVRSRLAEAIGDLPGSAHQAVLRLGTLAEPVFTLQQAAAVLEAETGTAIRLLETLLEAGILTVPGGEGAADTVRYEMPRLPFAHARESAVRMTVAVFVSDRHTVFEPVENRLHTGAS, encoded by the coding sequence ATGGGCGTGAGCTTCGGGATTCTCGGCCCGTTGCTGGTGCTTCGGGACGGCTTCCCGCTGGACCCAGGATCGAGGAAGCAGCAGACTCTGCTCGCCGCCCTGCTGGCCCACGCCAACGCACGGGTCTCGTCGAACGTGCTGGTCGAGGCGCTGTGGGCGGACGATCCGCCGCGGACAGCCCGCAAGAACATCCAGGTGTACGTGTCCGCGCTGCGGCGGCTCCTGGACGGGGGGACCGGTTCGAGGATCGTCCACCAGCGCGGTGGTTACGTACTCCAGGCAACCGCCGACGAACTGGACGCGCTCTCCTTCCTGCGGCGGGCCCGGGTCGGCTCGCTGACCGAGGCGCTCGACCTGTGGCGCGGGCCGGCGCTGGACGGGTTCTGTGATGTGCCGCTGATCGGGGATGCCGCGCGGGGGCTCGACCGGCGGTTCCTGGAGGTCTCGGAAGACTGGGCGGAGGCGGAGATCGCGGCGGGCGGCGGGGCCGCCGCGATCGAGCGGCTCACCGAGATCGCGCAGCGCCATCCGCTGCGGGAACGCCTACGGGTGGCGCAGATGACGGCACTGTGCCGGGCGGGGCGGCGGTCGGAGGCGCTGGCGGTGTACGACGATTTACGCCAGGCCCTCGCCCGTGAGCTGGGGCTGCCGCCGAGTCCGGCGCTGGGGCGGTTCTACCAGTCGCTGTTGCGCGAACAGGAGGGCACCGAGTCCCGGTCCGCGGTGCCGCACCGGGAGCGGGCGCACGCGCCGAATCTGTTGCCGTGGGATCTGCCGAACCTCACGGGGCGGGAGACGGAGGCCGACGAGGTGGCCGACGCGCTGGTCCAGGGCCGCAACGGACCAGTGGTGGTGACCGGCCCGCTCGGCGCCGGGAAGACGGCGCTCGCGATACGGGTGGCGCACCGGCTCGGCGACCACTTCCCGGACGGCCGTTTCTTCGTCCGGCTGCGCGGCGAGGACGGCAGGCTGCGGCCGTTGGAGGACGCGGTGTCCCAGTTGCCGTCCGTACGGATGCCCGGTGGGCGAGTCGACCCGCGGCAGGTGTGGCAGCTGTGGCTCTCCCAGCGTCGGGCGCTGGTCGTCCTCGACGATGCCCGACGGGAGTCCGAGGTCCGTCCGCTGCTGCCGGAGACCGGGGAGAGCGCGGTCATCGTCACGGCCCGGTCGGCGCTGATCGGTCTGGAGGGCGCCTACCGGATCCGGCTCTCCACCTTCACCCCGGCCGAGGCGCTGCAGTTCCTCGGGCGGGTGATCGGTACGGACCGGGTGGCTGCGGACCGGGAGTCCGCCGAGCGTGTGGTCGCGGCGTGCGGGCTGCTGCCGCTCGGGGTACGGCTGGCGGCGGAGAGGTTGGCGTTCCTGCGCCATGTACCGCTGCGCGAGTACGCGGCCCGGATCGGGGATCCCAGCGGTTTGGTCGACGAGCTGTGCGGGAGCGATCCGGCGGTCCGCTCCCGGCTGGCCGAGGCGATCGGGGACCTGCCGGGATCCGCGCACCAGGCGGTGCTCCGGCTGGGCACCCTGGCGGAGCCCGTGTTCACGCTCCAGCAGGCGGCCGCGGTTCTGGAGGCCGAGACCGGTACGGCGATACGGCTGCTGGAGACGCTGCTGGAGGCCGGCATCCTCACCGTTCCCGGCGGGGAGGGGGCCGCGGACACCGTGCGGTACGAGATGCCGCGGCTGCCTTTCGCGCATGCGCGGGAAAGTGCCGTACGGATGACCGTCGCAGTATTCGTGAGTGATCGTCATACCGTTTTCGAACCGGTGGAAAATCGTTTGCATACCGGGGCCTCTTAG
- a CDS encoding DUF3500 domain-containing protein: MKHLPDPGGSSPCPVTYEAPVTIKRMLFATWALLDSLRPDLKAAAIVPDMDAPGRLDWDFIPKPDRAGIPMHSLDRHQKVIAHSLLKAGLSMRGYSQALSVMATENMLRELEVIERGFGVLAGNFRDPEGYWFSFWGRPGFEDTWGWRVIGHHLSLNCTIVAQRYLTVTPLAMGAQPVGAGVLDALGENERRALTILHSLSPDAREQAVIHDVAPADFVTRQVPCVGAEEWPDWVDLGIVGYETTDEDRERLRFVKADPSGISGADLTGDQLDAVRDLLLYYAGTGPDELSRQYREQVLAADPCDIRFAWAGGREANTAHYYRISTRDLLVEADNAVAAGQHVHAIWRDLNNDLGHGLLLDHYARHGPDGRHLRRRLVSNRPAEDAPLETGGWYVPEVYVKR, encoded by the coding sequence ATGAAGCACCTCCCCGACCCCGGCGGCTCCTCGCCCTGCCCCGTGACCTACGAGGCACCCGTCACCATCAAGCGGATGCTCTTCGCCACCTGGGCACTGCTCGACTCGCTCCGGCCCGACCTCAAGGCCGCGGCGATCGTGCCCGACATGGACGCTCCGGGCCGTCTCGACTGGGACTTCATCCCCAAGCCCGACCGAGCCGGCATCCCGATGCACTCGCTCGACCGGCACCAGAAGGTCATCGCGCACTCGCTGCTCAAGGCCGGCCTCAGCATGCGCGGCTACAGCCAGGCACTCTCCGTGATGGCCACGGAGAACATGCTGCGCGAACTCGAGGTGATCGAGCGCGGCTTCGGCGTCCTCGCCGGCAACTTCCGCGATCCCGAGGGCTACTGGTTCAGCTTCTGGGGGCGGCCCGGCTTCGAGGACACGTGGGGCTGGCGGGTCATCGGTCACCACCTCTCCCTCAACTGCACGATCGTCGCGCAGCGCTACCTCACCGTCACACCGCTCGCGATGGGCGCGCAGCCCGTCGGCGCAGGCGTGCTGGACGCGCTCGGTGAGAACGAGCGCCGGGCTCTGACGATCCTGCATTCGCTGTCCCCCGACGCACGGGAACAGGCCGTCATCCACGATGTCGCGCCTGCCGACTTCGTCACCCGTCAGGTGCCCTGCGTCGGCGCCGAGGAATGGCCCGACTGGGTCGACCTCGGGATCGTCGGCTACGAGACGACCGACGAGGACCGCGAGCGCCTGCGCTTCGTGAAGGCCGACCCGTCGGGCATCAGCGGCGCCGACCTGACCGGCGATCAGCTCGATGCCGTACGCGACCTTCTCCTCTACTACGCGGGGACCGGTCCCGACGAGCTGTCCCGGCAGTACCGCGAGCAGGTTCTCGCGGCCGACCCGTGCGACATCCGTTTCGCCTGGGCAGGCGGACGCGAGGCGAACACCGCCCACTACTACCGGATCTCCACGCGTGACCTGCTCGTCGAGGCCGACAACGCGGTCGCCGCGGGCCAGCATGTCCACGCGATCTGGCGTGACCTCAACAACGACCTCGGTCACGGCCTGCTGCTCGACCACTACGCGCGGCACGGCCCGGACGGCCGGCACCTGCGGCGCCGGCTGGTCTCGAACCGGCCGGCCGAGGACGCCCCCCTCGAAACCGGAGGGTGGTACGTCCCGGAGGTCTACGTGAAGCGCTGA